From Cucumis melo cultivar AY chromosome 1, USDA_Cmelo_AY_1.0, whole genome shotgun sequence, a single genomic window includes:
- the LOC103490237 gene encoding expansin-like A3 codes for MAWFLSLFFFFLVSFANACDRCIHRSKATHYYGDSPTSYGGACGYGDLALEFTDGYFSAAVPSLYKQGAGCGACFQVRCKDKRLCNTAGSKVVLTDQNYDSRVDFVLSRKAFSAMALKGKGQELLNTGIVDVEYKRIPCGYKNKNLAVRVEESSYNPNYLALKLLYQGGQTEIVAVDIAEVGSYEWVSLRRNYGAVWDTNKVPNGALQMRMAFTSGYDGKWVWAEYVLPVDWEVGAIYDTGVQIYDIAKEGCPRSQCGDKPWK; via the exons ATGGCTTGGTTCCTTAgcttgttcttcttctttcttgtcTCTTTTGCTAATGCTTGTGATCGTTGTATTCATCGGTCTAAAGCTACTCATTATTATGGAGATTCACCTACTtcat ATGGAGGAGCATGTGGTTATGGAGACTTGGCATTGGAATTTACCGATGGCTACTTTTCAGCTGCTGTACCTTCTCTCTACAAACAAGGAGCTGGGTGTGGAGCATGTTTTCAG GTAAGATGCAAAGACAAAAGACTATGCAATACAGCAGGGAGCAAAGTAGTATTGACAGATCAAAATTACGATAGCAGAGTAGATTTTGTTCTAAGTAGAAAAGCTTTTTCTGCCATGGCTTTAAAAGGAAAAGGTCAAGAGCTTTTGAATACTGGAATTGTGGATGTAGAATATAAGAG GATACCTTGTggatacaaaaacaaaaacttggCTGTACGAGTTGAAGAATCAAGTTATAATCCAAATTATTTAGCTCTTAAACTTTTGTACCAAGGTGGCCAAACAGAGATTGTGGCTGTCGATATAGCTGAG GTTGGTTCATATGAATGGGTGAGCTTAAGAAGAAATTATGGAGCAGTCTGGGATACAAATAAAGTACCAAATGGAGCATTACAAATGAGAATGGCATTTACTTCAGGATACGACGGAAAATGGGTTTGGGCAGAATATGTTCTTCCTGTCGATTGGGAAGTTGGAGCCATATACGATACTGGAGTTCAAATTTACGACATTGCCAAAGAAGGTTGCCCAAGATCACAGTGTGGTGATAAACCATGGAAatga
- the LOC103490241 gene encoding expansin-like A2, whose amino-acid sequence MALCLALLFFLVSSASASAAATCNRCVHQSKAAYYYDDTPIPYGACGYGALAFELSNGYAAGVVPSLFKQGAGCGSCFQVRCKDRRFCSRVGTKVVATDQNYDNRYDFVLSKKAYASMALKNKTNELLNLGTIDVEYKRIPCTYKNKNLLVRVEEWSQKPFYLALKFLYQGGQTEITRVEIAEVGSDNWESMKRNYGAIWDINKQLEGALQLKIVVTSENNQIENLYWAVNDLPEDWENGEIYDTGIQINNIDKETCPRNQCGDLPWK is encoded by the exons ATGGCTCTTTGTCTTgctcttctcttctttcttgTCTCTTCAGCTTCAGCTTCAGCTGCAGCTACTTGTAATCGTTGTGTTCATCAATCTAAAGCTGCTTATTACTATGATGATACCCCTATTCCAT ATGGGGCATGTGGATATGGGGCTTTGGCATTTGAATTATCCAATGGGTATGCTGCTGGTGTTGTTCCTTCCCTTTTTAAACAGGGTGCTGGATGTGGTTCCTGTTTCCaa GTAAGGTGTAAGGACAGGAGATTTTGCAGCCGTGTTGGAACTAAAGTTGTTGCAACAGATCAAAATTATGATAACAGATATGATTTTGTCCTCAGCAAGAAAGCATATGCTTCAATGGCTTTAAAGAATAAGACTAACGAACTTCTCAATCTTGGCACTATTGATGTGGAATATAAGAG GATACCATGTACATACAAAAACAAGAATTTGTTAGTGAGAGTGGAAGAATGGAGCCAAAAGCCATTCTACTTAGCCCTTAAATTCCTTTACCAAGGTGGCCAAACAGAAATAACAAGAGTTGAGATAGCTGAA GTTGGTTCAGATAATTGGGAAAGCATGAAGAGAAATTATGGTGCAATTTGGGATATAAACAAACAACTTGAAGGAGCATTGCAATTGAAGATTGTTGTAACTTCAGAGAACAATCAAATTGAAAACTTATATTGGGCAGTTAATGATCTTCCTGAAGATTGGGAAAATGGAGAGATTTATGATACTGGAATTCAAATTAATAACATTGATAAAGAAACTTGCCCAAGAAACCAGTGTGGTGATTTGCCATGGAAGTAA